From Gottschalkiaceae bacterium SANA:
CTCGTGTATGATCGGTGGCAGTATTACCGGTGGCTTATGTATGGTTTCTGCATTGTCGTCTCCAGCTGTTCATGGCGGGGTCTTTGTTATTCCGATGACATCGAAACCATTGTTATTTGTTGGGCTTTGGTTGTTAGGGAGTTGTATTACAGGTGTTACATATGCACTGTGGAAAAAGCCGTTGGCAGATTCGGCAAATGCAACACAGGGGAAAATGTTATCAAAAACAGCATAAGTATTAATAAAATCGGGAAACAGAAAATGGGGATGATTACATCCCCATTTTTATCTTGAACATTTATAGCAAGGTGTTTCAATTAGGAGAGACTGATTGACGTTAAAATTGAACGAGATATTATTAAAATAAATTATGAGAGCATTATTACTGAATCGCTCATTCGTCGTAATAGATGAGTGAGGGACAAGGTTTTATCTAAAGGAGATAGGATTATGTATACATCAATGAAAGAAATGTTACTCCATGCACATAAAAATAATTATGCGATTATGGCGATTAACTGTGTAAATATGGAACAAGCAAAAGCAATTATTGAAAGTGCTGAAGAAGAAAAATCCGCTGTCATTGTAAATATTTCGCCGCGGCAATTGCGTTCGCATGCGAATGGAGATGTGATGGCAGCCATTGTTAAAACAATGGCTGATCAAGCAAGTGTGCCGGTGGCTTTGAATTTAGATCATGGTGTAAATGTTGAGGACGTCATTCAGGTATTGAAATGGGAATTTTCAAGTATTATGATTGATGCGTCATCATTTGATTTTGAAGAAAATAAAAGTCGTACATTGATGGCCAGTGCATTGGCCCATGGTTTGGGAAAATCATGTGAGGCGGAATTAGGCCACGTAGGACTGGCGATGAACGCAGATGGTCAAAATGCTGATTATTTTACTAACGTAAAGCAAGCGCAAGAATTTGTTGAATTTACAAACTGCGATTGTTTGGCAGTTGCAATTGGGACGGCGCACGGTTCTTACCCGAAAGGTATGATTCCAGAGCTCGATTTTGAACGATTACGTGAGCTGAAAAATACGCTTGATATGCCTCTTGTGTTACACGGCGGTTCTGGTGCGGGTGAGGAAAATATTAAAAAAGCTGTGGCCTATGGTATCAATAAGATTAACGTCTGTACAGATTTGATGAAGCATGCCAAAAATGCAACGGAAAAAGTACTAAAAGCGGAGCCTGACATTGAGTATATGGAAATGAATATGGCAGTGGAGGATGCTATGAAAGATTTTATTAAAAAATATATGCGTCTGATTGGTTCGAGCAATCGTTATACCTTTGAAAAAAATAAAGGTTTGGAGTTGGATTAGTAGTGAAAATATAATTGAGGGTGAACTAGGATTTCGAGGTCGCTGCTTACAAATAAAAAAACATGAAACTGAGCGGGTGTTTGTAAGAAGGAAAAAACTGAGATTTACGAAATGAGGATTGAAGGAAGAATGCGTGAACCTCATTGATGAAAGGTTTAAGGGTTCTTCCTTACGCATAAAAAGTATTTCTTTTAAGGTTGTCAAGGATATGTGAGGAAGTCGATTAATGTTAAACGTGACCACCTATGATAATAATGAAGAGAAATGTATGGTTGTATACATGCCAGTTGTAGGGTTTGGAAGAGTAATTGATTCTGGGGTGTTTTATAAAGCGGGCTTGGATCGAAAGATCTGGCAATACTTTGCTGTCATGACAGCTATACTATTGCACTACGTGCTGTAACCAGCTCAGACGGCATGATAAGCGATTGGGCGAAGATTCCATTTGACGTATTGGAGAAAATTTCTTCAAGAATTGTCAACCAAGTGGATCACGTAAACCGTATCGTGTATGATATTACGACAAAGCCACAATCAACAATTGAGTGGGAGTAAAGTGAATACAAACCGTAACCTTGTTGAATACTAGGGTTGCGGTTTTTTTCTATCGGTTTTGCAAAAGGGAAACAAAGATATTGTTTGACAAGTGAAGCATGATAAATTATAATCAAAACAGCGTTTCAAAACATTGTTTTGATTACTTGTGTGAGGAGAATGAATGGCGAAACGAAGAGAAGGCGTATATGAGCGCATACAGGAATGCGCGATGAAGGAGTTTCTAGCCCATGGATTTAAAGATGCTTCCCTAAGAAGGATTGCAACGAATGCAGAAACTGCAACGGGTTCCATTTACACTCGGTTTAAAGATAAGGGAGGGCTTTTTGACAGTCTTGTTGCGGAAAGCTATGAAGCGTTTAAAACTCATTTTGATCATGAGGAAACCTTGTTTTTTGCCGCTGAAAAGTATCGGAATATTGAAAGAATGATGGAGTTTTCCAATGAGGTCATGGAAAAAAACTTAGACATGATCTATCAGTATCCAAGGGAGTTCAAGTTGCTTATCACCTGTTCGGCAGGGACTAAGTATGAAAATATCATCGATGAATTTGTTGATTATGAAGTTGAATCGACCAAGAAATTTCTAGAAGTCATAGGCAACAAACGGTATTTGGCAGGCGAGATTAGTGATGAGTTTTTGCATATTATCAGCAATTCCTATTTGAATGGTTTTTTTGAGATTATTCGACATGACATGCCTGAAGAAAAAGGGAGAAAATACCTCATGGATTTTGGAAAGTTCTATGGATGCGGTTTTTCGTGTTTTATGAAGAATGAGATCAGCTAGTAAAATATACTTGACAATGAATGAAACCCTGGTTTTCCAGGGTTCAATTATTAGCCTTAAGTTAGCTATAGCTAACTTATTGGGAGGTGATGACCTGAGTGGGACTATTTGAAGTTTAATTTAGAGAGGTGATAAGGGTTTGCTTGACATGGAGGCATGTTTCTGAACATGTTTTCTATGCGGAGAACGGATTTATTTGCCAAAAAACAATAATGTGATGGGAAGAAAGGTAGGAGGTATGAACATGGAAAAGAACAAAAGGAAGTCCTTGTTAAATCGATTTGCTCCCTATATGGGGAAGAAAAAAGTGTTATTGCCATTTGCTTTAGTATTGTCGGGCTTGTCAGCGATTTTAAACATGATCCCCTTTGTATTGGTTTGGTATATTGCAAGAGAGATTTTGTCAAATCCTGCGGGAAATCAGCTTTCAAGTGTAGGAACTTATGCTTGGCTGGCATTAGCAAGCGCAATTGCGGGAGTTGTTGTCTATTTTTTAGCTTTGATGTGTTCACATTTGGCGGCATTTCGCGTAGAAGTTGGATTGCAAAAAGTCGGTATGGAAAAAATAACGAATATGCCGTTAGGGTTTTTTGACCAGTATTCAAGTGGTAAATTGCGTAAAATCGTAAATGATGGAGCTGGAACTACGCATACATTTTTAGCGCATCAATTGCCGGACCTGGCAGGAACGATACTTTCACCTATAATTCTTTTGGTTCTTATCTTTACCATGAATTGGAGACTGGGGTTTGCATCTCTTGTGCCAATCGTGCTGGGTTTTATCACCATGAAGTTTATGACCTCCACAAAAGGCAAAGAGTTTCAAAAGAACTATTTCGATTCTTTGGAAGAGATGGGTGCTGAATCTGTGGAATATGTCAGGGGGATCCCCGTTGTGAAGACCTTTGGCCAGTCCATCTTTTCATTTAAACGTTTTTACAATAGCATCATACGCTATAAGGAAATGGTTCATGCTTATACATTGCTTTGGCGTTCACCCATGTCGTTTTATACAATTATTATGCAGTCTGCCGCTTTTTTCTTAATTCCAATGGGAATACTATTAATTGGAAAGGGCGATAATATTGCCCTTGTACTATCTGATTACATATTTTATCTTTTGATTTCCCCGATATTTACCATGCTATTGATGAAATCCATGTACTTTCAGCAAAATAGCATGATTGCCAAACAAGCTATTGACCGGCTGGACAATCTGTTTGCCTATCCAGAAATGGAGTATAGCGCTAATCCCAAGCATGTGGATCATTATTCCATTGAGTTTAAGGATGTTGCTTTTTCATATGCGGGCAGTAACAAGCGAGCGGTTGACGGAGTGAGTTTTAGGCTAGAAGAAGGGGAAACGGTCGCTTTAGTCGGAGCATCAGGCGGTGGCAAGACCACTATTGCCAGATTGGCAGCAAGATTTTTTGATGTTGATCAAGGTCAAGTGCTGATTGGTGGTGAAAATGTAAAGGATGTTGGAAAGAAAGAGCTTATGAATCATATTTCTTTCGTTTTTCAAAATACGCACCTATTTAAAGGGACGTTAAAAGAAAATATTGTTTTTTGGAAAAAGGATGTAAGAAAAAAGGATATCGACAAGGCAATTGATCTGTCTCAATCCAGAATGATTATAGACGAACAAAAAGATGGTCTTGATACAGTGATCGGATCAAAGGGAACGTATTTCTCCGGTGGGGAACAGCAGAGAATTGCTTTGGCTCGAGCCATTGTCAAAGATGCGCCTATTGTACTCCTAGATGAAGCAACAGCCTTTGCGGATCCAGAAAATGAACATCTCATCCAAAAAGCGCTGAAAGAATTAAGCCGAGGAAAAACCACCTTAATGATTGCACATCGATTAACCAGTATAAAAAATGTGGATAGAATTCTTGTCATTGACCATGGGAAAATTGTGGAAGAGGGAAGTCATGATGAATTGATTGCGAAAGACGGATTGTATAAAACGATGTGGGATGAATACCAACAGTCGATTGCGTGGAGAATTGAAAACGAAAAAGAGTGTAAGGAGGAGATAAAATATGCGTAATTACTTACAAAACACATTTGCATTATCAGAAGAAGGCGCAAAGAATCTCGTTCGTGCAATTGTCTTATCAACGCTTATGAACTTAAGTTTTATGCTGCCAGTCATATATGGTTTTCAATTTTTAGACCAAGGATTAGGAATTATGTTGGGCGGTTCAAAGAAGGCAATGAGCAGTCTGGGTTATTATGGGATTGCCGCAGTTATTTCTTTACTGGCCATGTTTGTGATTGCATATTTTCAATATGATTCAACCTACACTAGGATCTATGAAGAAAGTGCAAAAAGACGAATCGGCTTGGCTGAAACCCTGAGAAAACTGCCCTTAGCATTCTTTGGCAAAAAAGATATTGCAGACTTGAGTGCAACCATTATGGAAGATGCAACGCAAATTGAGCAGTTGTTTTCTCATGCTGTACCCCAGATCTTTGCTGCTGGTATCACTATTGTTATCATGGGCATCATGATGTTTATTTATAATTGGCGCATGTCTCTTGCGGTGTTCTGGGTAATTCCAGTTGCATTTATTGTTTTCTATTTATCGAGAAAATTTCAGAAAAAAGCTCACAAGGATATGTACTGGGTGAAGAGAGATATATCGAATCATATTCAGGAAACACTAGATTCGATTCATGAGATCAAGTCTTATAACCGTGAGGAAGACTATAGCGAGACGCTTAAAAATAAACTGGACGGTTATGAATCGAGTCTAATAAAATCAGAACTCTTGCTGGGAACTTTTATTAATTGTGCTTATGCTGTTTTGAAACTGGGACTTCCGAGTGTTATGTTGGCAGGTGCCTATCTGTTAAGTCAGGGACTGGTGAGTCTTTTTACGTATTTGGTCTTTCTTGTTGTTACAGCCAGGATCTATAATCCTATTATGGAAGTTATGGATAATTTGGCCTTGCTATTGTATTTAGGCGTGCGGATCAATCGGATGAAAGAAATGGATGGCATGCCGCGTCAGGAGGGTCGTACGATATTTGAGCCAAAGTATTATGATATCGAATTTAAGCACGTTGATTTTTCCTATATCGATGGTGTGCAGACCTTAAGGGATGTTAGTTTTGCAGCAAAACAAGGCCAAGTGACAGCTTTGGTCGGTCCTTCCGGAGGAGGGAAAAGTACGGTTGCTAAATTGTCGGCACGGTTCTGGGATATTGATAAAGGGGTCATTACCTTAGGCGGTAAAGATATTTCAACGATTGATCCTGAAACGCTCTTGCAGTACTATTCCATTGTATTTCAGGATGTAATCCTATTTAATTCAAGCGTGATGGAAAACATTAGACTTGGCAAGAAAGATGCTACGGATCGAGAGGTTCGAGAGGCAGCCAGACTGGCTAGATGTGATGAATTTATTGAAAAGTTACCAGAGGGCTATAATACACCTATTGGTGAAAATGGCGAGCGTTTATCCGGCGGTGAAAGACAGAGAATTTCCATCGCAAGAGCCATGCTAAAGGATGCGCCGATCATACTTCTAGATGAGGCAACGGCTTCCTTGGATGCTGAAAATGAGAGTAAAATTCAAGGCGCCTTGAGTGAACTGATTAGAAATAAAACTGTGTTGATTATTGCCCATCGCATGAGAACCGTATCTGGAGCAGATAAGGTTGTTGTGATTAAAGAAGGAAGTATTGAAGAGCTGGGGACGCCAAGGAAACTGCAGGCACAAGATGGTATATTTGCTTCGATGCTTAAAATGCAGCTTCAAGGTATATCATAACCTCTTTTGATTTGTTGAATGACGGGGGTATTAGGTTTTGTAAAAATACTCTGATTTTGAGATCACCAGAATTGCGAAGATTGAATTCGATAGAAATCGGAAATCATCCTATTGTTTTACAGTGGGATGATTTTTTACTTACTTATTTTTAATTCTAATGAATTTTTCTTTATATTTATAATAGGGCTAATTATATTGAAGAAAAATTTACCACTTTTGGAGGGGTACGATCTTCCGACTCATAAAATTGGGTTAATTGGAATGGTCAATGAAGTCACGTTTGGAATGACCGTATGTGTTATTATCACTTTAGACAGTAAGTTGTCAATTTATGAAGATTGGTTGAAGCGGGAAAGATTGCTGAGACCTAGGTTGTGGCGGGCTATCTTGACACGAAAAAATATGTATGCTAGCATCAAAGTGACCCGAAATGGTCGGTGTTGGGGGAGGTATGGTGATGAGTAAGAATAATGAATCAAAGGAAATGTATCTTGAAGTTATTTACGAACTTTTTTTGAATAATAAAGAAGTGCGGTCCGTGGATATTGCAGAAAAAATGGGATACTCAAGACCCAGCATTTCTAGAGCCATGTCTGTTCTGAAAAAAGAAGGATATGTGATTCAAGAGCCCTATGGAACCATAAGTCTTACGGAGAAGGGTTTTGAAACCGGGAAAAAAATATTGGATCGTCACGTGTGTTTGACGAAGTTTTTGCGTTTAAGCTTGAACATCGACAAGGATCTTGCTGAAAAAGATGCATGCCGATTCGAACATGTTGTTTCGGAAGAAACTATGGAGGCTATTAGGGTGTACGTGAAAGCAAATCTAAAATAGGCATATAAAAAAAGGAGATCTCCCGTAATTTGAGCGATCTCTTTTTTCTTATGTCTAAAAGGAATGAAATTTATGGATGTTGAAAGCGATGGTGTCTCCGATCTTGTTGCTATAGCGGTCAGGCGCATGGATGATTAGTTTGCGGTCGTTTGAGACCACTATATATTCGGTATAGCTGCCTCGGTAACGGATGTTGCGAATGATACCCGTATGTTTTCCATTGGAGCTAATTTGGATATCCTCAGGACGAATTGAAATGTTCTTTCTTCTGTGACATTGTTTGAAGAAACGTGAGAAACCAGGTTCTTTAGCATTGATAATATTATTCTTACCAATGAACTCGGCGACAAAGAGGTTATCACTGTTGTTGTAGATATCCATAGGGTTACCTTGCTGCATGATTTTTCCCTTGTTCATGATCACGATTTGATCAGCGATTTCGAAGGCTTCCTGCTGATCGTGAGTCACATAGATAGTTGTAAGGTTCAGTTGCCGTTGAAGCTCTTTAATTTCCTTGATCAGGGTGGATTTTAAATGGGCATCCAGGTTAGCAAGAGGTTCGTCCAGCAGTAGAAGGGCGGGCTCATATGCCAGAGAACGAGCAATGGCGATGCGCTGTTTTTCTCCACCAGATAGATCCGAGGGGTATCGGTTGGCATACTCGGTCATGTGGGTGATTTCTAGCATGTCGTGAACCCTTTTTTTTATGAAGGATTTCTTGTGTCCCCTCGCTTTCAAAGGGAAAGCAATGTTTTGATAAACGTTCATATGCGGCCAGAGGGCGTAGGATTGAAAAACGAAACCGATGTTTCTTTTTTCGGCAGGCATAAGGATATTTTCTTCCTTGCTGTAGAAAATATGATCACCAAAGCGGATGCTGCCGTGATCGGGTGTTTTCAGTCCGCTGATTGCGGTAAGAAGAGAGCTTTTGCCACAGCCGCTGGGGCCAAGCAAGACGATTAATTCTCCACGTTTTACCCGCAGTGAAAAGTTGTTCGTAATTATATTCTTCTTGGAAGTGTTGGTTTGAACTTCTTTCTCCTGATAGGAGATCCCTAGATTCTCGATGATTAATTCATTCATGTTTTTCCCCTTGAAGCAATTTTTTTTAACAATAAATTACCGGCAACACTTAATAAGATAACGACAACAGATATGGATGAAGTCATTTCAAGTCCGTAGGAATTTGACTGTATAGTAAACATCATGACACCTAAAGTTTTTGTGGTAGAGGTGTATAAAAGCAAGGAAATCGGAATTTCTTTTAGTGAAATCAGGAAGCATATTAGAAATCCAGCCATCAGACCCTTTTTCATCTGCGGCAAAAATAGTTGGGTATATCGTTTTCTCATGGGAATGCCCATGGTCCTTGCGGCTTGATCTAGAGATGGATCCAAATTCTTCGACGCACCCAGGATTTGCTTGATGCAAATGGGAATAAAGAGGACGGTGTAGGTAATGATAATGAGGGATCGTGTTCCATATAATTTAAAAGGTGGGTTAATCCAAGCAAACATGGCGGCCACGGCCAGAATCATATTGGGAACCGCGATCGGCAATTGTGCAATATGAATGAGCTGTGATGAAATAAAATCATGCCGATAGGTATGGAAATAGACAGTTAAGCTCGCGATGATCGTTGCGGCGGTTGCACCGACAATGCCGTAGAATAAGCTGTTTAATAAAGGAATGGTCAGTAGATTTTCTTTTGAAAACAGCTTCAGGTAGTTATTGATCGTGAGGTTATCCATCGATAACGGCAAGCCCCAGCGTTTGAAAAATGAAGATGTAATAATGGTGACAAAGGGAACAATGATGGAGAATACAAAGAAGATCCCAAGGCAGACGAGGACTGGCTTGTGCCAAGGTCCCAAGGCAATAACAGACTGGTCTGAAGTGGCGGACGACGTTTTAATGGCATAATGTTTTTTCTTGATGGCCTTTTCAGACCAAATGAACAAGAACATCGAAATGGCAATCAGCAGCACAGAGAGTACGGCAACGATGTTCAAATCAAGATCCGACATAGCGCTGAAGACACGCGTGGAAAGTACTTCTTTTCCAGCAGGCAATGAAAGCTGGGCGGGTACGCCAAAGTTTGCCATGCTGCGACTTACAACGAGCAGACTGGTTGCAAGCCATGCGGGCAGGACTAGGGGCAGGGTAATGCGAAATAGGATCTGTTTCTTGTTTGCGCCGCAAACCTTGGCATTTTCTTCCAAGGTTTTACCAAGTAATTGCAATGCGTTACCCAGGCCGTAATAGATCAGTGGATATAGGTGCATGGCAAGAATTATAGCACTGGCTCCGAGCGTATAGGCGTTTAGCGTATAAGAAAAAGAAGAATCAAACAGTCTTATGATTCTGTTGAGATATCCACCTCGGCTGAAGACTTCAACCCATGTGACGGAGAGAATATAGGCGGGAATGGTAAAGGACAAAAAAACAGAGAAATCAATTAGATTTTTATATTTGAAGTCAGTTCTATGTCGAATCAAGGCCAATGAACCGCCGATTGCCGTGGCACTGACAAGTGTATAGGCCACCATTTTTACGGTGTTGACCAAAGCATGATAGGTTGCCGGGGATGAAAATGCTACCACATAACTTTCGGTGCTGAAGACCCCGTCATGGTTGATGCTAGTCAGGAAGATCATGGCAATGGGATAGAAAATAAAGACCAGGAGTATGATTAACAGCAGAAGAGGGATTGCGCGATCTAGGCGGAATCCCTCTCGTAATATGCTGCTGAAGGGAAAATTAATGGAAGATTTTTTGGTATTCATTTTTCAAACTTTCCTCGTTGGCCGTCGCGGTATCCCAATCAACTGAGAATACATTGACATCCTCTGGCAGATAGGTGTTTTCAATATCTTTTCTGATACTGATGAAACCAAATTTATGCATAATGGTTTGTGCCTTTTTTGACAGGAGAAAGTTAACGAATTCCATAGACGTTTTTTGTTTTTGTTCGCTCCTAGAATCACTTATTGGGATTGCCACGGGTCGCTGTATGGCAATGACACCCTCGGAAGGCCATACGACACCAAGATGAACGTCAAATCCATCTGTTTTGCCCTTGTTGCTTAAGCGAACAACAGCATCATGGGGCGCAATGCCGAGGGCGAACTGGCCCTCCATAATGGTTGATGGAACCAATCCGTTGGATTTCATCAACATGATCTCATTGGCTTTTAAACGCTTGAAATAGTCGATCTTCCTTCCTTCCAGTTCATACAGGGCAGAAGAAATGGCAAAGGCCGTTGATGATTGACTGGCATCCGCCTTAACAACCAATCCCTTGTATCGATCTGCTGCAAGCTCGGCGAAACTGGTAGGGGCGGCTTCTTCTTTTAGAAGCGAATTATTGTACATAATAATGATATACCGCTCGCTGGCGAGGGCATAGTTCTTGCCCTGCCATAGATACTGATCCTTGACGTCCTTGCTGTTTTCAAGACTAAGGGGCATGAGTTTTCCGGCCTTGTCGAGCTTGTTGTAAACAAGAGGGTCGGATCCCCAAACTACATCAGCTTGGATGTCTCCTGCCTGGCTTTCGGTCCAAACTTTGCTGCGCAGCTGACCACAACTCATGATGGTCATATCTAAAACATCACCATGTTGCTCCTCAAACGACCCTTCAATCTTATTGATCATGGCTTCAGGTCCCGAGAGATAAACAAGTATTTTATTGTCGGCATCATTGCTTGGGAGGGCAGGTTCATGATCGGGCAAGCTTGTGGCTTCTTGGTTTGCAGCTGGTGCTGCATCAGTGGTAGGACTTGTATTCCCACCTGCTTGGGAGCATGCGGAAAGCGTAATAGCCATGGTAAATGTGATGGCTAAGAGTGTGATTTTTTTCATATGTAAACTCCTTATCATTAAAATATTAGCGAAGGCTAACTCTAACAGAAATCAGAAGTTAGCCTTCGCTAACTACATTGAATACTATACTGAACCATGGAAATTGTCAAATGTTTCTATACTCGAATTTGAATAACATGAAATTCTTCCTTTCGGACTGTTAATTGGATCAAAAACATAGGCACAAAAATACGCGGAAGGTTTTCCAAATTTATTCAAAAAGTTAGCGTTGACAAACTTATTTGAAGTGGTAGAATGATGTTAGTCTTAGTTAACAATCTGCGATTGAAGTATGAAGGGGGGGTGAGAAATGAATAGTTTCCTTAAGAATTGGATTACAGGGAATGCACAATGCGATTATCGCTGGTGCAGTTTTTGCTCGAGTATTGGGATTGTTTATACTGGGGTAAAGCCAGCCGAGATCATCAATGTATCCGTGGAACAATTGAGAAGATGTGTTATGCTTCGAGATTGCATCGAATTCAAAGTGATCACAAGGAGGAAGGATCAACTCTCTATATTTATTTTTAACCGTGAATCGATGAGAAGGTCTTTAAGCAATAGATATGCATTGGATCACTTGCAAAAACTTGGTTATCCCTTGGAATTTGATGTAGACGAGTATATTTCAATGTTAGTCGGAAAGTTGAAAGGGGATAATCTATTTCCTCATGAAATTGGTTTTTTCTTGGGCTACCCAGTCAAAGATGTTTTGGGTTTTATGAATATGCTGAACTTACCGCATACCAAAACAATGGGGTGGAGAATGTATGGAGATACAAAGGAATCAGAGGTTTTGTACCATAAGGTAAAAAATGCAAAAAATGAAATTGTTGAGTATGCGTTAAGCGTGTAGGTGTATATGTAAATAGCAACTGCATGATAAATAAAAGGAGGGCATCATGAAGAAAGTAACGATTATCTATGGAAGCACAACAGGAAATACGGAATCAGTAGCAAATTTAATTCAAAGCAGTCTAACGGATTATGAGACAACGATTAGCGATGTGGTTAACGCATCTAATGAAATGGTGAAAGAAGCAGACTTGGTCATATACGGATCTTCTACATGGGGATATGGAGAATTGCAGGATGATTTTTTCGAATATCATGACAAGAAAATGACATCAGAATTATTGTCTGGAAAAGAGGTTGCGGTCTTTGGCTGCGGCGATCAGGATAGTTTTGGTGATGTTTTCTGTCATGCAACGGACTTGATTCGAGAAAAAGTGGAGAGATGCGGTGGCGTGCTGGTTTGCGAAAATCTGAAGATCAGCGGAGATCCGTCGGACAGTTTGGATGCAATTACGCGGTTTGCTCAACAGTTTTAATTTATAATCCTATTTTGAATCGAATCAATCGATGTCCGATTAGCGGGCAAGCATTCTTCAAACATACTAAGTTGCTCAATGAACACAGTCAAACTCATAAAATTATATATATATACACACAACAATTACCAAAAGAATAGCCAAAGATTGATTTGCGAGCATCAGGCCGAAACAACGATACAAGGCCTGATGCTTTTTTTAGTTATTCGTATTTTAACCCAATAAATTCTTCTTGGTATTCCCATCGATGCTTATTGTAAGGGCAGAAGTCTTGGCAGTGATCACAGCCGATAGTAAAGTTTTCGACAATGAGATCGGTTTTAAATGCGATACATTTTTTGCTATCTTTCGAGTTTTTTGTCAGGGCTTTTTCTGGGCATCTTTTCACACATATGCCACAGTGTCCTGGACATTCTGTCGGCGGCTCATCAAAGTCACAGGTTACATCCACATCCACTAGCCATGCGTGCAAGTGACAATAAGAACCTTCTTCTGTATAGAAATATCCATTATTTCTTGTTATACCAATGCCCATTTCCGCAGCGAGATTATTTTTTATTGATGTTGCCAAGGTCGTCATATCCAAATGCTTTATCGTTCTTGTAGATAAAAATTCTTCGAATTCTGAAGCTGTATCATGTTCAAGTGACCCCTTCAAATAGCGTCCTTTAAACAAGTCTCTTTTGCTGACCTTGCCTTCTAATTGAGACGGTATTTTATAAAAGTTATAGTGAAAGGTGGCAATGATCATAGATTTAGCCCATGGGTGATCTTGTTTGATTTTTTCTATCGATTCATTTTCGATATCATCAAATTTTAAGGCACCAAACCGGCTATATCCAACAGCTAGTCCTTCGTCATACATTAATTCTGAAATATCCATTTGACCTCTTTTCTCTTTCCGTTAGTTTAACTCCATTTAGTTTACCATAAATTAGAGTCAATGGATAAAAGGGATACTAATCTAGAATGATGAATTTTAATAGGTGTTATCATGCAGAGTTTACTGGTTTTAGTATAGGAAGGCCTGATATAATAAGAACAGTTCATGCAGAAAGGCAATGCATAAAATTTTAAGTTTTGGAAGGAGTAATCAATGAAAGAAACGAAGAGTCAATTAAATATAGAAGTGATAAAGAGTGAAGTTGAAAAGATGAAAGATGAAATCGTCAGTTGGAGACGCCATTTTCATCAGCATGGGGAACTTTCCTTTCAGGAATTTGCAACATCTGATTTCATTGAAGAACAACTTGAAAGTTTTGGCGG
This genomic window contains:
- a CDS encoding putative 2-aminoethylphosphonate ABC transporter substrate-binding protein, which gives rise to MKKITLLAITFTMAITLSACSQAGGNTSPTTDAAPAANQEATSLPDHEPALPSNDADNKILVYLSGPEAMINKIEGSFEEQHGDVLDMTIMSCGQLRSKVWTESQAGDIQADVVWGSDPLVYNKLDKAGKLMPLSLENSKDVKDQYLWQGKNYALASERYIIIMYNNSLLKEEAAPTSFAELAADRYKGLVVKADASQSSTAFAISSALYELEGRKIDYFKRLKANEIMLMKSNGLVPSTIMEGQFALGIAPHDAVVRLSNKGKTDGFDVHLGVVWPSEGVIAIQRPVAIPISDSRSEQKQKTSMEFVNFLLSKKAQTIMHKFGFISIRKDIENTYLPEDVNVFSVDWDTATANEESLKNEYQKIFH
- a CDS encoding DUF3793 family protein, with translation MNSFLKNWITGNAQCDYRWCSFCSSIGIVYTGVKPAEIINVSVEQLRRCVMLRDCIEFKVITRRKDQLSIFIFNRESMRRSLSNRYALDHLQKLGYPLEFDVDEYISMLVGKLKGDNLFPHEIGFFLGYPVKDVLGFMNMLNLPHTKTMGWRMYGDTKESEVLYHKVKNAKNEIVEYALSV
- a CDS encoding ABC transporter ATP-binding protein, which produces MNELIIENLGISYQEKEVQTNTSKKNIITNNFSLRVKRGELIVLLGPSGCGKSSLLTAISGLKTPDHGSIRFGDHIFYSKEENILMPAEKRNIGFVFQSYALWPHMNVYQNIAFPLKARGHKKSFIKKRVHDMLEITHMTEYANRYPSDLSGGEKQRIAIARSLAYEPALLLLDEPLANLDAHLKSTLIKEIKELQRQLNLTTIYVTHDQQEAFEIADQIVIMNKGKIMQQGNPMDIYNNSDNLFVAEFIGKNNIINAKEPGFSRFFKQCHRRKNISIRPEDIQISSNGKHTGIIRNIRYRGSYTEYIVVSNDRKLIIHAPDRYSNKIGDTIAFNIHKFHSF
- a CDS encoding iron ABC transporter permease, with amino-acid sequence MNTKKSSINFPFSSILREGFRLDRAIPLLLLIILLVFIFYPIAMIFLTSINHDGVFSTESYVVAFSSPATYHALVNTVKMVAYTLVSATAIGGSLALIRHRTDFKYKNLIDFSVFLSFTIPAYILSVTWVEVFSRGGYLNRIIRLFDSSFSYTLNAYTLGASAIILAMHLYPLIYYGLGNALQLLGKTLEENAKVCGANKKQILFRITLPLVLPAWLATSLLVVSRSMANFGVPAQLSLPAGKEVLSTRVFSAMSDLDLNIVAVLSVLLIAISMFLFIWSEKAIKKKHYAIKTSSATSDQSVIALGPWHKPVLVCLGIFFVFSIIVPFVTIITSSFFKRWGLPLSMDNLTINNYLKLFSKENLLTIPLLNSLFYGIVGATAATIIASLTVYFHTYRHDFISSQLIHIAQLPIAVPNMILAVAAMFAWINPPFKLYGTRSLIIITYTVLFIPICIKQILGASKNLDPSLDQAARTMGIPMRKRYTQLFLPQMKKGLMAGFLICFLISLKEIPISLLLYTSTTKTLGVMMFTIQSNSYGLEMTSSISVVVILLSVAGNLLLKKIASRGKT
- a CDS encoding flavodoxin; protein product: MKKVTIIYGSTTGNTESVANLIQSSLTDYETTISDVVNASNEMVKEADLVIYGSSTWGYGELQDDFFEYHDKKMTSELLSGKEVAVFGCGDQDSFGDVFCHATDLIREKVERCGGVLVCENLKISGDPSDSLDAITRFAQQF